One Pseudomonas lalucatii genomic window carries:
- a CDS encoding peroxidase-related enzyme (This protein belongs to a clade of uncharacterized proteins related to peroxidases such as the alkylhydroperoxidase AhpD.), translated as MRPAISHFPLPDSLEHVPDDLRERILAVQDKTGFVPHVFLMLAHRPDEFRAFFAYHDALMERESDSLTPAEKEMIVVATSARHGCLYCVVAHGAVLRIYSKDPLLADQLAVNHRTAPLGGRQRLMLDFAFHVGLERGGLDGDWQARLQAVGFSLDDIWDIGAITAFFSLSNRLVSLAGTPPNPEFYLMGRVPRAPR; from the coding sequence ATGCGCCCGGCGATCAGCCACTTCCCGCTACCTGACAGCCTCGAGCACGTGCCGGACGACCTGCGCGAGCGGATTCTCGCGGTACAAGACAAGACCGGCTTCGTGCCCCATGTGTTTCTCATGCTGGCCCACCGCCCGGACGAGTTCCGTGCCTTCTTCGCCTATCACGATGCCCTGATGGAGCGGGAGTCCGACAGCCTGACGCCGGCGGAGAAGGAGATGATCGTAGTCGCCACCAGTGCCCGGCATGGCTGCCTGTACTGCGTGGTGGCGCATGGTGCGGTGTTGCGCATCTACAGCAAGGATCCGCTGCTCGCCGATCAGCTGGCGGTCAACCACCGCACCGCGCCGCTCGGCGGGCGCCAGCGGCTGATGCTCGATTTCGCCTTTCATGTCGGGCTCGAACGCGGCGGTCTGGATGGCGACTGGCAGGCGCGTCTGCAGGCTGTCGGTTTCAGCCTCGACGATATCTGGGACATCGGCGCCATCACCGCGTTCTTCAGTTTGTCCAACCGCCTGGTGTCGCTGGCCGGTACGCCGCCCAACCCCGAGTTCTACCTGATGGGCCGCGTGCCCAGGGCGCCGCGTTGA
- a CDS encoding branched-chain amino acid ABC transporter permease: MTSLHIKQDSLVPQPQAVRERQQAAQRRQRWFYLALLGVALVAPLAVYPVFLMKLLCFALFACAFNLLLGYAGLLSFGHAAFLATGGYVTGFLLSQYSGLGTELGILAGTLASTVLGLLFGLLAIRRQGIYFAMITLALAQLVFFIYVQAPFTGGENGLQGVPRGQLLGLFDLNDNLTLYYFVLAVFIFGFAVIQRTIHSPYGQVLKAIRENEPRAISLGYNVDAHKLLAFVISAALTGLAGSTKTVVFQLASLTDAHWHMSGEVILMTLLGGVGTVLGPLVGAGVVVTLQSYLSNGPLGEWVHVILGVIFVICVLLFRAGIVGWVLKLARRNF, from the coding sequence ATGACCAGTCTGCATATCAAGCAGGACAGCCTGGTGCCGCAACCCCAGGCGGTGCGCGAGCGCCAGCAGGCCGCGCAGCGGCGCCAGCGCTGGTTCTACCTGGCGCTGCTGGGTGTCGCCCTGGTCGCGCCGCTGGCGGTGTACCCGGTGTTTCTGATGAAGCTGCTGTGCTTCGCCCTGTTCGCCTGCGCCTTCAACCTGCTGCTCGGCTACGCCGGCCTGCTGTCGTTCGGCCACGCCGCCTTTCTCGCCACCGGCGGCTACGTCACCGGCTTCCTGCTCAGCCAGTACAGCGGCCTGGGCACCGAGCTGGGGATACTTGCCGGCACCCTGGCCTCCACGGTGCTGGGCCTGCTGTTCGGCCTGCTGGCGATCCGCCGTCAGGGCATCTACTTCGCCATGATCACCCTGGCGCTGGCGCAACTGGTGTTCTTCATCTACGTGCAGGCGCCGTTCACCGGCGGCGAGAACGGCCTGCAGGGCGTGCCACGCGGTCAGTTGCTCGGCCTGTTCGACTTGAACGACAACCTGACGCTGTACTACTTCGTCCTGGCGGTGTTCATCTTCGGCTTCGCGGTGATCCAGCGCACCATCCATTCGCCCTATGGCCAGGTGCTCAAGGCGATCCGCGAGAACGAGCCGCGGGCGATCTCGCTGGGCTACAACGTCGACGCGCACAAGCTGCTGGCCTTCGTTATCTCCGCCGCGCTGACCGGTCTGGCCGGCTCGACCAAGACCGTGGTGTTCCAGCTGGCCTCGTTGACCGATGCCCACTGGCACATGTCCGGCGAGGTGATCCTGATGACCCTGCTCGGCGGTGTCGGCACCGTGCTCGGGCCGCTGGTCGGCGCCGGCGTGGTGGTCACCCTGCAGAGCTACCTGTCCAACGGTCCCTTGGGCGAGTGGGTGCATGTGATCCTCGGGGTGATCTTCGTCATCTGCGTGCTGCTGTTCCGAGCCGGCATCGTCGGCTGGGTGCTGAAGCTGGCCAGGCGCAACTTCTAG
- a CDS encoding isovaleryl-CoA dehydrogenase: MSYPSLNFALGETIDMLREQVQAFVAAELAPRAAAIDSDNLFPADMWKKFGDMGLLGVTVSEEYGGAGLGYLAHVVAIEEISRASASVGLSYGAHSNLCVNQINRNGTAEQKARYLPKLISGEHIGALAMSEPNAGSDVVSMKLRAERRGDRFVLNGSKTWITNGPDADTYVIYAKTDLEKGPHGITAFIVERDWKGFSRGSKFDKLGMRGSNTCELFFDDVEVPEENILGVENGGVKVLMSGLDYERVVLAGGPVGIMQACLDAVLPYIHDRKQFGQSIGEFQLIQGKVADMYTQLNASRAYLYAVAQACDRGETTRKDAAGVILYSAERATQMALEAIQILGGNGYINEFPTGRLLRDAKLYEIGAGTSEIRRMLIGRELFNETK, encoded by the coding sequence ATGAGCTATCCGTCCCTCAACTTCGCCCTCGGCGAAACCATCGACATGCTGCGCGAGCAGGTCCAGGCCTTCGTCGCCGCCGAGCTGGCGCCCCGCGCCGCCGCCATCGACAGTGACAACCTGTTCCCCGCCGACATGTGGAAGAAGTTCGGCGACATGGGGCTGCTCGGCGTCACAGTATCGGAGGAATACGGCGGCGCCGGTCTCGGCTACCTGGCCCACGTGGTGGCCATCGAGGAGATCAGCCGCGCCTCGGCCTCGGTCGGGCTGTCCTACGGCGCCCACTCCAACCTGTGCGTCAACCAGATCAACCGCAACGGCACGGCCGAACAGAAGGCCAGGTACCTGCCCAAGCTGATCAGCGGCGAGCACATCGGCGCCCTGGCCATGAGCGAGCCCAATGCCGGCTCCGACGTGGTGTCGATGAAGCTGCGCGCCGAGCGCCGTGGCGACCGTTTCGTGCTCAACGGCAGCAAGACCTGGATCACCAACGGTCCGGACGCCGACACCTATGTGATCTACGCCAAGACCGACCTGGAAAAAGGCCCCCACGGCATCACCGCCTTTATCGTCGAGCGCGACTGGAAGGGTTTTTCCCGCGGCAGCAAGTTCGACAAGCTGGGCATGCGCGGCTCCAACACCTGCGAGCTGTTCTTCGATGACGTCGAGGTGCCGGAGGAGAACATCCTCGGCGTGGAGAACGGCGGCGTGAAGGTGCTGATGAGCGGCCTGGACTACGAGCGCGTGGTGCTGGCCGGCGGCCCGGTCGGCATCATGCAGGCCTGCCTGGACGCGGTGCTGCCCTATATCCACGACCGCAAGCAGTTCGGCCAGAGCATCGGCGAGTTCCAGCTGATCCAGGGCAAGGTCGCCGACATGTACACCCAGCTCAACGCCAGCCGTGCCTACCTCTATGCCGTGGCCCAGGCCTGCGACCGCGGCGAGACCACCCGCAAGGACGCCGCCGGGGTGATTCTCTACAGCGCCGAACGCGCCACCCAGATGGCCCTGGAGGCGATCCAGATCCTCGGCGGCAATGGCTACATCAACGAGTTCCCCACCGGCCGCCTGCTGCGTGATGCCAAGCTCTACGAGATCGGCGCCGGCACCAGCGAGATCAGGCGCATGCTGATTGGCCGCGAGCTGTTCAACGAAACCAAGTGA
- a CDS encoding MerR family transcriptional regulator encodes MAATYGISDLARELDITTRAIRFYEEQGMLSPERRGQERIYSAKDKVTLKLILRGKRIGFSLAECKELIELYDPGHGNRKQLETFMGKIAERRAQLQQQLLDIQQMQLELDTAEERCLIALAEIVKKQSVNY; translated from the coding sequence ATGGCCGCCACCTACGGTATCTCCGACCTGGCCCGCGAGCTGGACATCACCACCCGCGCCATCCGCTTCTACGAGGAGCAAGGCATGCTCAGCCCCGAGCGGCGCGGCCAGGAGCGCATCTACAGCGCCAAGGACAAGGTCACCCTGAAGCTGATCCTGCGCGGCAAGCGCATCGGCTTTTCCCTGGCCGAGTGCAAGGAGCTGATCGAGCTGTACGACCCGGGCCACGGCAATCGCAAGCAGCTGGAGACCTTCATGGGCAAGATCGCCGAGCGCCGCGCCCAGCTGCAGCAGCAGCTGCTGGACATTCAACAGATGCAGCTGGAATTGGATACAGCCGAGGAGCGCTGCCTGATCGCGCTGGCTGAAATTGTTAAAAAACAAAGCGTTAACTACTGA
- a CDS encoding ABC transporter ATP-binding protein, producing MSPEFVLETRGLTKEFRGFTAVDSVDLRVQQGHIHALIGPNGAGKTTVFNLLTKFLPPSRGEILYQGKAITGLQPNEIARLGLVRSFQISAVFGHMSVLENVRVALQSKLGNSFRFWQSERTLERLDQRARQMLDEVGLLGFADTLAIELPYGRKRALELATTLALEPTVLLLDEPTQGMGAEDVEMVIGLVRRAAAGRTVLMVEHNLGVVSQLCDRITVLARGAILAEGDYASVSANPQVREAYLGSEAAVLEEAHP from the coding sequence ATGTCACCAGAGTTCGTATTGGAAACGCGCGGATTGACCAAGGAATTTCGCGGCTTCACCGCCGTGGACTCGGTCGACCTGCGTGTGCAGCAGGGACACATCCATGCCTTGATCGGACCCAACGGGGCCGGCAAGACCACGGTGTTCAACCTGCTGACCAAGTTCCTCCCGCCGAGCCGCGGCGAGATCCTCTACCAGGGCAAGGCGATCACCGGCCTGCAGCCGAACGAGATCGCCCGCCTGGGCCTGGTGCGCTCCTTCCAGATTTCCGCCGTGTTCGGCCACATGAGCGTGTTGGAGAACGTGCGTGTGGCGCTGCAGAGCAAGCTGGGCAACTCGTTTCGGTTCTGGCAATCCGAGCGTACGCTCGAGCGCCTCGATCAGCGCGCCCGGCAGATGCTCGACGAAGTGGGCCTGCTCGGTTTCGCCGACACCCTGGCCATCGAGTTGCCCTACGGGCGCAAGCGCGCCCTGGAACTGGCCACCACCCTGGCCCTGGAGCCGACCGTATTGCTGCTCGACGAGCCGACCCAGGGCATGGGCGCGGAGGACGTGGAAATGGTCATCGGCCTGGTGCGCCGCGCCGCGGCGGGGCGCACGGTGTTGATGGTGGAGCACAACCTCGGCGTGGTCAGCCAGCTGTGCGACCGCATCACCGTGCTGGCCCGTGGCGCGATCCTCGCCGAGGGCGACTACGCCAGCGTCTCGGCCAACCCCCAGGTGCGCGAGGCCTATCTGGGCAGCGAAGCGGCCGTCCTCGAGGAGGCACACCCATGA
- a CDS encoding branched-chain amino acid ABC transporter permease, with amino-acid sequence MTMVLGIPLSVLLGQLLLGLINGAFYALLSLGLAIIFGLLRIINFAHGAQYMLGAFAAVLGLNYLGVNYWVALVLAPLLVGALGMLVERGLLRRIAGEDHLYGLLLTFGLALIVEGCFVKLFGVSGASYPMPELLKGGYNLGFMFLPSYRAWVVVAALLVCLATWYMIERTRLGSYLRAGTENPKLMQAFGINVPLLITLTYGYGAALAAFAGVLAAPIYSVTPTMGANLLIVVFAVVVIGGMGSIMGAIVTGLAMGLIEGLTKVIYPEASNTVVFLVMVLVLLIRPAGLFGKEA; translated from the coding sequence ATGACTATGGTACTCGGCATACCGCTGAGCGTGCTGCTCGGCCAGCTGCTGCTCGGCCTGATCAACGGGGCCTTCTATGCCCTGCTCAGCTTGGGCCTGGCGATCATCTTCGGCCTGCTGCGGATCATCAACTTCGCCCATGGCGCCCAGTACATGCTCGGGGCTTTCGCCGCGGTGCTCGGCCTCAACTACCTGGGCGTCAATTACTGGGTGGCGCTGGTCCTGGCACCGCTGCTGGTCGGAGCCCTGGGCATGCTCGTCGAGCGCGGCCTGTTGCGCCGGATCGCCGGCGAGGATCACCTCTACGGGCTGTTGCTGACCTTCGGCCTGGCGCTGATCGTCGAGGGCTGTTTCGTCAAGCTGTTCGGCGTCTCCGGTGCGTCCTACCCGATGCCCGAGCTGCTCAAGGGCGGCTACAACCTGGGCTTCATGTTCCTGCCCAGCTACCGCGCCTGGGTGGTGGTGGCCGCCTTGCTGGTGTGCCTGGCCACCTGGTACATGATCGAGCGCACCCGGCTCGGCTCCTACCTGCGCGCCGGTACCGAGAACCCCAAGCTGATGCAGGCCTTCGGCATCAACGTGCCCCTGCTGATCACCCTGACCTATGGCTATGGCGCGGCACTGGCGGCATTCGCCGGGGTGCTGGCTGCGCCCATCTATTCGGTCACCCCGACCATGGGCGCCAACCTGCTGATCGTGGTGTTCGCCGTGGTGGTCATCGGCGGCATGGGCTCGATCATGGGCGCCATCGTCACCGGCCTGGCCATGGGCCTGATCGAGGGGCTGACCAAGGTGATCTATCCGGAGGCGTCCAACACCGTGGTGTTCCTGGTGATGGTGCTGGTGCTGTTGATTCGTCCCGCGGGACTGTTCGGAAAGGAGGCATAG
- a CDS encoding S8 family peptidase: protein MTSTRTRTTRALRHPALATACAVAIAAPMAFAAPDAASARINTSVLKEGQNYDRFIVKYRSGSSELASSSMRAQALNEAGLLQGLGLGQLRRTALGADVIKSARKLDRAGAEALMQQIAANPNVEYVEVDALLKPVFTPNDSRYNEQWHYYEATAGINAPAAWDRSTGSGTVVAVLDTGVVSHPDLDGNLVAGYDMISDTEVANDGNGRDADPSDPGDWTTGQCGTPSDSSWHGTHVAGTVAAVTHNGEGVAGVAYNAKVMPVRVLGTCGGYTSDIADGIVWASGGSVSGVPTTSTPAQVINMSLGGSGSCSLTTQNAINSAVGRGTTVVVAAGNSNANASNFNPANCNNVITVAATTRSGSRSSFSNYGSVVDLAAPGSGILSTLNSGTTTPGSASYAAYNGTSMAAPHVAGVVALMQTAAPKTPAQVESHLKNSARPLPGSCSGGCGSGLVDARAAIDAQLGEPPVNDDTLFNGQPISGLSGSKGSTKAYNITVPGGVGSLTFSLSGGTGDADLYVRFGTPPTTSSYDCRPYLDGNSETCTFNTPQAGTYHVMLRGYSSYSGASLVAHH, encoded by the coding sequence GTGACTTCTACCCGTACTCGCACCACGCGTGCCCTGCGCCACCCTGCGCTGGCTACCGCCTGCGCTGTGGCAATCGCCGCACCCATGGCCTTCGCCGCGCCAGACGCAGCTAGCGCACGGATCAACACCAGCGTGCTCAAGGAAGGCCAGAACTACGATCGCTTCATCGTCAAGTACCGCAGCGGCAGCAGCGAACTGGCCAGCAGCAGCATGCGGGCCCAGGCCCTCAACGAGGCCGGCCTGCTCCAGGGCCTCGGCCTAGGCCAGCTGCGCCGCACCGCCCTTGGCGCCGATGTCATCAAGTCGGCCCGCAAGCTCGACCGTGCCGGCGCCGAGGCCCTGATGCAGCAGATCGCCGCCAACCCCAACGTCGAGTACGTCGAGGTGGACGCCCTGCTCAAGCCCGTCTTCACGCCCAACGATTCGCGCTACAACGAGCAGTGGCACTACTACGAGGCCACGGCCGGGATCAATGCACCGGCCGCCTGGGACCGCAGCACCGGCAGCGGCACGGTGGTCGCGGTGCTGGACACTGGCGTCGTCAGCCATCCCGACCTGGACGGCAACCTGGTCGCCGGCTACGACATGATCTCCGATACCGAGGTGGCCAACGACGGCAACGGCCGCGATGCCGACCCGTCCGACCCGGGCGACTGGACCACCGGCCAGTGCGGCACGCCCAGCGACTCCAGCTGGCACGGCACCCACGTCGCCGGCACCGTGGCCGCCGTGACCCATAACGGCGAGGGGGTGGCGGGGGTCGCCTACAACGCCAAGGTCATGCCGGTGCGCGTGCTCGGCACCTGCGGCGGCTACACCTCGGACATCGCCGACGGCATCGTCTGGGCCTCCGGCGGCAGTGTCAGCGGCGTGCCGACCACCAGCACCCCGGCCCAGGTGATCAATATGAGCCTGGGCGGCAGCGGCAGCTGCAGCCTTACCACGCAGAACGCCATCAACAGCGCGGTCGGCCGCGGCACCACCGTGGTGGTCGCGGCGGGCAACAGCAACGCAAACGCCAGCAACTTCAACCCGGCCAACTGCAACAACGTCATCACGGTGGCGGCGACCACCCGCAGCGGGTCGCGCTCGAGCTTCTCCAACTACGGTTCTGTGGTCGACCTCGCCGCGCCGGGGTCGGGGATTCTCTCCACCCTGAACAGCGGTACCACCACCCCCGGCAGCGCCAGCTACGCCGCCTACAACGGCACCTCGATGGCCGCTCCGCACGTAGCCGGGGTGGTCGCCCTGATGCAGACCGCGGCGCCGAAGACCCCGGCGCAGGTGGAAAGCCACCTGAAGAACTCTGCCCGGCCGCTGCCCGGCAGCTGTTCCGGAGGCTGCGGCAGCGGTCTGGTCGATGCCCGCGCGGCAATCGACGCGCAACTCGGCGAACCGCCGGTGAACGACGATACGCTGTTCAACGGCCAGCCGATATCCGGGCTCTCCGGTAGCAAGGGCTCGACCAAAGCCTACAACATCACCGTGCCAGGCGGCGTCGGCAGCCTCACCTTCAGCCTCTCCGGCGGCACGGGGGATGCCGACCTCTACGTGCGCTTCGGCACGCCCCCGACCACCAGCAGCTACGACTGCCGTCCCTACCTCGACGGCAACAGCGAAACCTGCACCTTCAACACCCCACAAGCCGGCACCTATCATGTGATGCTGCGCGGCTACTCCAGCTACTCCGGCGCCAGCCTGGTAGCGCACCACTAA
- a CDS encoding ABC transporter substrate-binding protein → MNLFQKTASTILASSLIACAAQAQVSDDEIRIGYLADMSGTYRDLSGPGGLEALKMAVEDFGGQIDGKKIVIFSADDLNKPDVGANTVRQWVDERNVDMVTGLVASSVVLAASKVVEQSGKLALISGAAASSLTDEFCSPNHVHWTYDSFALANGTAKAVLANGGKNWFILTADYAFGHAMEGDITRVVEADGGAVLGKVRHPFPSSDFSSYILQAQGSGADVIALANAGADTVNSLMTANQFGVAQSGQKLAGMVVFLNDIHAMGLDVTQGLMLTTGWYWDLNEETRAWAKRYEERVGKMPGMVPAGIYSAAMHYLNAVKATGSDDTQAVRAQMMATPVNDMFAKNGHIRADGRMVHDMYLAQVKSPAESKGEWDLYKIVRTIPGDQAFRPLAASQCKLLAKN, encoded by the coding sequence ATGAATCTGTTCCAGAAGACAGCAAGCACCATCCTCGCCAGCAGCCTGATCGCCTGCGCCGCCCAGGCGCAGGTCAGCGACGACGAAATCCGCATCGGCTACCTGGCCGATATGTCCGGCACCTACCGCGACCTCTCCGGGCCGGGCGGCCTGGAAGCGCTGAAGATGGCCGTCGAGGACTTCGGCGGCCAGATCGATGGCAAGAAGATCGTGATCTTCAGTGCCGACGACCTGAACAAGCCGGATGTCGGCGCCAACACCGTGCGCCAATGGGTCGATGAGCGCAACGTCGACATGGTCACCGGCCTGGTCGCCTCTTCGGTGGTGCTGGCGGCGAGCAAGGTGGTGGAGCAGTCGGGCAAGCTGGCGCTGATTTCCGGTGCGGCGGCCTCCAGCCTGACCGACGAATTCTGCTCGCCCAACCATGTCCACTGGACCTACGATTCCTTCGCCCTGGCCAACGGCACAGCCAAGGCGGTGCTGGCTAACGGCGGCAAGAACTGGTTCATCTTGACCGCCGACTATGCTTTCGGCCATGCCATGGAAGGTGACATCACCAGGGTGGTCGAAGCCGATGGCGGCGCCGTGCTGGGCAAGGTTCGCCATCCGTTCCCGAGCAGCGATTTCTCCTCCTACATCCTCCAGGCCCAGGGCTCCGGGGCCGATGTGATCGCCCTGGCCAACGCCGGCGCCGACACGGTCAACTCGCTGATGACCGCCAACCAGTTCGGCGTCGCCCAGTCCGGGCAGAAGCTGGCCGGCATGGTGGTGTTCCTCAACGATATCCACGCCATGGGCCTGGACGTGACCCAGGGCCTGATGCTGACCACCGGCTGGTACTGGGACCTCAACGAGGAGACCCGTGCCTGGGCCAAGCGCTATGAGGAACGCGTCGGCAAGATGCCGGGCATGGTGCCGGCCGGTATCTACTCGGCCGCCATGCACTACCTGAACGCGGTCAAGGCCACCGGTAGCGACGATACCCAGGCGGTGCGCGCGCAGATGATGGCCACGCCGGTCAACGACATGTTCGCCAAGAACGGCCATATCCGCGCCGATGGCCGCATGGTCCACGACATGTACCTGGCCCAGGTGAAGAGCCCGGCCGAGTCGAAGGGCGAGTGGGACCTGTACAAGATCGTCCGCACCATCCCGGGTGACCAGGCCTTCCGTCCGCTGGCCGCGAGCCAGTGCAAGCTGCTGGCGAAGAACTGA
- a CDS encoding carboxyl transferase domain-containing protein translates to MAILHTQINTRSPEFAANSTAMRDQVGALRSLLARIHEGGGEKAQHRHISRGKLLPRERINRLLDLGSPFLEIGQLAAHGVYGEEVPAAGVIAGIGRVEGVECMIVANDATVKGGSYYPLTVKKHLRAQAIARENRLPCIYLVDSGGANLPRQDEVFPDREHFGRIFFNQANMSAMGIPQIAVVMGSCTAGGAYVPAMADEAIMVRNQATIFLAGPPLVKAATGEVVSAEDLGGADVHCKTSGVADHYADNDEHALALARRSIANLNWRKQGVLNHREPIAPLYDAEELYGVIPSDAKQPFDVREVIARIVDGSLFDEFKALFGATLVCGFAHIQGYPVAILANNGILFAESAQKGAHFIELACQRGIPLLFLQNITGFMVGQKYEAGGIAKHGAKLVNAVACAKVPKFTVIIGGSFGAGNYGMCGRAYDPRFLWMWPNARIGVMGAEQAAGVLVQVKHEQAARAGQAFSAEEEAKLKQPILEQYERQGHPYYSSARLWDDGVIDPAQTREVLGLALSAALNAPIEPTTFGVFRM, encoded by the coding sequence ATGGCCATCCTGCACACCCAGATCAATACCCGTTCGCCGGAGTTCGCCGCCAACAGCACGGCCATGCGCGATCAGGTCGGCGCCCTGCGCAGCCTCCTCGCGCGCATTCACGAAGGCGGCGGCGAGAAGGCCCAGCACCGCCACATCTCCCGCGGCAAGCTGCTGCCGCGCGAACGCATCAACCGCCTCCTCGACCTCGGCTCGCCCTTCCTCGAGATCGGCCAGCTGGCCGCCCACGGGGTGTACGGCGAAGAGGTGCCGGCCGCCGGGGTGATCGCCGGTATCGGCCGCGTGGAAGGCGTCGAATGCATGATCGTGGCCAACGACGCCACGGTGAAGGGGGGCAGCTACTACCCGCTGACGGTGAAAAAGCACCTGCGCGCCCAGGCCATCGCCCGCGAGAACCGCCTACCGTGCATCTACCTGGTGGACTCCGGCGGCGCCAACCTGCCGCGCCAGGACGAGGTGTTTCCCGACCGCGAGCACTTCGGGCGGATCTTCTTCAACCAGGCCAACATGAGCGCCATGGGCATCCCGCAGATTGCCGTGGTGATGGGCTCCTGCACCGCCGGCGGCGCCTATGTGCCGGCCATGGCCGACGAGGCGATCATGGTGCGCAACCAGGCCACCATCTTCCTCGCCGGCCCGCCGCTGGTGAAGGCCGCCACAGGCGAGGTGGTCAGCGCCGAGGACCTGGGCGGCGCCGACGTGCACTGCAAGACCAGCGGCGTGGCCGACCACTATGCCGACAATGACGAGCACGCCCTGGCCCTGGCCCGGCGCAGCATCGCCAACCTCAACTGGCGCAAACAGGGCGTGCTCAACCACCGCGAGCCGATCGCCCCGCTGTACGACGCCGAGGAGCTGTACGGGGTGATCCCCAGCGACGCCAAGCAGCCCTTCGATGTGCGCGAGGTGATCGCCCGCATCGTCGACGGCTCGCTGTTCGACGAGTTCAAGGCGCTGTTCGGCGCCACCCTGGTCTGCGGCTTCGCCCACATTCAGGGCTACCCGGTGGCGATCCTCGCCAACAACGGCATCCTGTTCGCCGAGTCGGCGCAGAAAGGCGCGCACTTCATCGAACTGGCCTGCCAGCGCGGCATCCCCCTGCTGTTCCTGCAGAACATCACCGGTTTCATGGTCGGGCAGAAGTACGAGGCCGGCGGCATCGCCAAGCACGGCGCCAAGCTGGTCAACGCGGTGGCCTGCGCCAAGGTGCCGAAGTTCACCGTGATCATCGGCGGCAGCTTCGGTGCCGGCAACTACGGCATGTGCGGCCGCGCCTACGACCCGCGTTTCCTGTGGATGTGGCCGAACGCGCGGATCGGCGTGATGGGCGCCGAGCAGGCCGCCGGCGTGCTGGTGCAGGTCAAGCACGAGCAGGCGGCCCGTGCCGGCCAGGCCTTCTCCGCCGAAGAGGAAGCCAAGCTCAAGCAGCCGATCCTCGAGCAGTACGAGCGCCAGGGCCACCCTTACTACTCCAGCGCCCGGCTGTGGGACGACGGCGTCATCGACCCGGCGCAGACCCGCGAGGTGCTCGGCCTGGCGCTGTCCGCCGCGCTCAACGCGCCGATCGAGCCGACGACCTTCGGCGTGTTCCGCATGTAA
- a CDS encoding ABC transporter ATP-binding protein, with the protein MTSLHSPHYEQLRVSDLHAFYGESHILHGIDLLVRRGELVTLLGRNGSGRSTTLRAIMNLVGRRTGSIVINGNETLGMAAHLVPRLGVGFCPEERGIFASLNVEENLLLPPMVRSGGMSLDEIYEMFPNLYERRFSQGTRLSGGEQQMLAMARILRTGANLLLLDEITEGLAPVIVQKLAEVLLKLKEKGLTIVLVEQNFRFAAPLADRHYLMDHGQIVEEISAAELPLKQELLHSSLGV; encoded by the coding sequence ATGACCAGCCTGCACAGTCCGCATTACGAGCAGCTGCGGGTCAGCGACCTGCATGCCTTCTACGGCGAATCGCACATCCTGCATGGCATCGACCTGCTGGTGCGCCGCGGCGAACTGGTGACCCTGCTCGGACGCAACGGCTCGGGGCGCTCCACCACGCTGCGGGCGATCATGAACCTGGTGGGCCGGCGTACCGGTTCGATCGTGATCAACGGCAACGAGACCCTCGGCATGGCCGCGCACCTGGTCCCGCGCCTGGGTGTGGGCTTCTGCCCGGAAGAGCGCGGCATCTTCGCCAGCCTCAACGTCGAGGAAAACCTGCTGCTGCCGCCCATGGTGCGCAGCGGCGGCATGAGCCTCGACGAGATCTACGAGATGTTTCCCAACCTCTACGAGCGGCGTTTCAGCCAGGGCACCCGGCTGTCCGGCGGCGAGCAGCAGATGCTGGCCATGGCGCGCATCCTGCGCACCGGCGCCAACCTGCTGCTGCTCGACGAGATCACCGAGGGTCTGGCCCCGGTGATCGTGCAGAAGCTGGCCGAGGTGCTGCTCAAGCTCAAGGAGAAGGGCCTGACCATAGTGCTGGTGGAGCAGAACTTCCGCTTCGCCGCACCGCTGGCCGACCGCCATTACCTGATGGATCACGGTCAGATCGTGGAGGAAATCAGCGCCGCCGAACTGCCGCTCAAGCAGGAGTTGCTGCACAGCAGCCTCGGCGTCTGA